From Hyalangium minutum:
ATCACGAGCGTGGCGACGAGCGGCCGGCCCTGCCGGGTGCTGCGGACCGTTCCGGAGATGGTGGCGTAGCCCAGGCGCTTGATGGGCGTGAGCGGCACGGACATCTCTGACTCCTTGCCACCAATGACGACCGCGGCCTCCTCCACCGGCTGGAACTCCGGCGCGGACACCCTCACCATCACGGGGCCTACCGCGAGGTTGCCCACGCTGACCAGGCCTGCCGCGTTCGTCCGCAGTTCCTTGCCGTTCACCACGACCGGCGCATCCACCAAGGGCTTGTTGCTGCGATTGTCGACGACGGTGATCTTCAACCCGCCCAGCGTTGGCGCCTGCTTGTGCGCCTGGAGTTCCAACGTGGCACGCTCGCCGGCCGCGACCGTGACCCGGCCCACCACGGGCTCGTAGCCCTCCGCAGAGACCTGGGCGACCACCTCGCCGGGCTCCAACTCCAGCTCCACCACCTGGCCCTTCGCATCAACGGCCCGAGGCGCCTGCGTCGTGCCCTTCACCACGAGCGCCACCTGGGCACCGGCCAGCGGGGCCTTCGTCTCCGCGTCCACTACCTGGAGGGCCAGCGAACCCATCTGCCCCAGGCGTTGCGCGGCCGCCACCGAGGCGTCGAGCCACGAGAACTCCAACGCCAGCCCTACCCGCTGCAGCGTCTGGCCGGAGCTCACCGCACTGTCGGCCTTCAGCGAGTCATGCACGAACTGGTAGTCGACCACGGCCGAGCCCATCCAGCGGCCCACCTGCCTCACCGGAATGCGCACCGCGGCACCCGCTCCAAAACCACTGGAAGAGGCCCCCTCCGCCGCAGGCAGCTGGGCCGCGAGGCTCAGAGGCAACTCCGCCCGCACCTCGCCCGTCACCCGCTGGAAGATCGGGAAGCGCAGCCGGCCGCCCAGCAGCGCCGCATGCCGGCCGCCCCGCTGGAACACGGGAGAGGCCGCCGACGAGACCCCGAACGCAGGCAGCTGCGCGAAGCCGTACCCCACGCCCAGCTCGCCCACGATGGGCCCGAGCTGCCGGCGTGCCACCGCTCCCAAGGAGAGGCGCCACAGGCTGCCCCCAGTGACGCGATCCGCCTCGCGGTTCAGGGTAAAGCCCTCGCGCTGAAGGCGGAGCTGGGCGCCCAGCCACTCCGGGCCCAGGCCGTAGAACACCGCCCAGGCCTCGAGATCATTGGGCGTCAACCCCGAGTAGGTGAGCCCCGGCCCTGTATCCACCTGCTCGCCGCTGCGGATCGCGACGCCATAGCGCAGGCGCAGGAACACCGGCTCCAAGCCGGGACCTGACGGGGCGGCCGCCTCCTCTTGCGCCAGGACAATGCCCGGCACCACCGCCAGTGCGAGCGCGAGAATGACGAGGAAAGGAGGGGTGCGGCGCAGTCGGGCCAAGGCTCGGCGGAGTATAGGGAAAGCGCCCAAGGTCCCCAAAACTCTAGCGAAAGAACCTCACGGGTTGTCAGGGGCGAGTGACCTCCCGTAAAGACGGCCCATGCGCCTCCTCCTCTTGATCAGCTTGCTGGCCGCGACCGGAGACCCGCGCCTGGCGCAGGGCGAGAAGCTCCTGGCAGCCAAGGACTGTGAGGGCCTCCAGCAGCTCTTCGCTCCCGCTACGCCCGCGCGCACCGAGCGCAACCTGGAGGCAGCGCTCCTGCTCGCCCGAGGCGCGGCCACCTGCCGCCCCCAGGACAGCGTTCTCGCCTTCGCCCTCACCGAGAGGGCCCTGGCGCTTGCGCCGGACCACACGGAGATCCGTACCGCCCACGCCGAGAGCCTCATTGCCGTGGACGAGCGCTCCGCCGCCGCGAAGCTGCTCGACGAAGTTCTCCAAGGCCCCGCTCGCACCACCGCCCGCGCCCACCTCGTGCGCGCCCAGCTCGCCGACCTGGAATCCGAGAGCGCCCTCGTGGTGAAGCTGGCCCAGCCGCTCGTGAAGGATCCTCAGTACGGTCCGGCCGCCCGTGAGCTGCTCTCCCGCCACCAAGCCGCCCTCGAGAGCCACTCCCAGGCCCGCGAGTCCCTGGCCCGCGAAGAGCAGAGCGCCGCCGAGCGCACCGCCCGGGCCCGGGAGGCCGCCCGGGGCCCACCCGAGGACCTCGGCCGGACGGGCCCCCGCTCAGGAACCGAGGCCTGGAGCGCTCGAGGCACCGTCCAGAGCGGAGGCCAGCGCACCTTCAAGACGCGCAGCCTCCAGGCCGGCTCCACCTACGTCTTCCACGCCACCGGCGCCTGTACCGGACCCTCCAAACCCAAACGCAAGGGCGGACTTCCACCCACCGTGGATCTCTTCGGCCAAGACTTCCGCGTAAGGATCGGTACACTGGATCCACTTCCCCTCAAGGTAGGGCTCCAGCCCGAACAGAACGCCTTGATCTTCAGGGCCCCAGAGAACAACCCCCAGATCTTCCTAGAAGATCGAACGACGATCCGTCCCGGAGGTCCTCGTTGTACGATCAGCGATGTAGCAGTGCGGGTCCCCTGAATGAACCAGGGATCTCCGAGGAAGAGCGGTCTCGTAGCTTGCTGGACCCCATCGTGTCTGCTAAGCATCCGCGCTTGGGAGCGACGCATCTAACCTCCGGGATTCACTCCGGAAACCCTGGGGGCTGCCAAAGCGCAGCGAGAAGCGAACGCTGAGGAGCGTAGAGGAGCGGATACGCCCATGGGCACGCAACTGGTGATGTACGAAGAGGAGTTCACCAAGATCAACGCCGTTTGCGACCGGCTGACCAAGGACGCGAACGCGAAGGTGGTGTTCCTCGTCGACAAGAACGGGCAGCTCATCTCCTCGGCGGGGCAGACCCAGAACATCGACACCACGTCTCTGGCCTCGCTGACGGCCGGCAACGTGGCGGCGATGGGCGGGTTGGCCAAGCTGATTGGGGAGAACGAGTTTCCCAACCAATTCCACGAGGGGGCGAAGGACTCCCTCTACATGACCATCGTCGGCAGCCGGGTGGTGCTGGTGGTCATCTTCGACAACCGCACGAGCCTGGGCCTGGTGCGCCTGCGCATCAAAAAGGCCAGTGACGAGCTGACGAAGATCTTCGAGAGCCTGGTGAAGAAGACCGACACACCTGGGATCGGCTCGCCGTTCGCCGAAATCTCCGACGACGATATCGACAACCTCTTCAGCGAGTAACCCGGGAAGCCATGTCCTTCATCAACTACTCCTCCCGCGAGATCAACTGCAAGATCGTCTATTACGGGCCGGGTCTCTGCGGGAAGACGACGAACCTTCAGTACATCTACAACAAGACCGCCGCGGACACGAAGGGCAAGCTCATCTCGCTGTCCACCGAGACGGACCGCACGCTCTTCTTCGACTTCCTCCCGCTGTCGCTCGGAGAGATCCGCGGCTTCAAGACGCGCTTCCACCTCTATACGGTGCCCGGCCAGGTGTTCTACGACGCCAGCCGCAAGCTCATCCTCAAGGGCGTGGACGGCGTGGTCTTCGTGGCCGACAGCCAGATCGAGCGCATGGAAGCGAACATGGAGTCGCTCGAGAACCTGCGCATCAACCTGGCCGAGCAGGGCTACGACTTGAACAAGATCCCGTACGTGATGCAGTACAACAAGCGGGACTTGCCCAACGCGGTGACGGTGGAGGAGATCCGCAAGGCGCTCAACCCCCGCAACATCCCCGAGTACCAGGCGGTGGCTCCCACCGGCGTGGGCGTGTTCGACACCCTCAAGGCCGTGGCCAAGCTGGTGCTCACCGAGCTGAGGAAGGGCGGCTAGCCAGCGGGCAAGCAGCCAGCCCTCCCCCCCTGCTCGGTCAGGGGCGAAGGATGGTATGAACTGTCCAGGTCGGGCTGGCTACTCGAGGTCGCTCGTGCGTTCCGCTTCCTCCATTCTTCGTCTCCTCATGGTGCTGGGCGCGGGGATCTGCGCTCCCGCGCTCGCGCAGGAGACACCCGCGACCCCAGCCGCTGCTCCTGCTCCGGCCCCCGAGGCTTCGGCCCCCGCGACTGCCGCTCCCGCCGCCGCGCCCGAGGCTGCACCTGCGGCGGCTCCCGCGGCGCCCGCTCCGACTCCGGCAGCGCCTCCGTCCACTGCCATCTCCCCTACTCCTCCCGGCCCAGCGCCACAGACGGCGGACGAGGCCTTCAATACCCGCGTGAAGACGCTGGAGGAGGAGGTCGTCGACCTGAAGGAGAAGATCTACCGCTCCAAGGCGCGGCTGTTGCTGCTGCAGGAGACGGTGCTCGGGGGTGACTTGTCCACCGGCGCCCGCGCGGTGCTCTTCCACAAGAACGAGATGGGCAACTCGTTCGTGCTGGAGTCCGTGGCGTACGCGCTGGACGGCGCGCCCATCTTCACCAAGGTGAACCAGGACGGGGACCTGGACAAGGCCGAGGAGTTCGAGATCTTCAACGGCCGCATCGTCCCCGGCCAGCACCAGATCGCCGTGCGCTTCGTGTACCGGGGCAACGGCTACGGCGTGTTCAGCTACCTGGAGGGCTACAAGTTCCGGGTGCAGTCCAGCTACACCTTCAACGCCGAGGCCACCAAGGTCACCACCGTGCGCGTGGTGGGCTTCGAGAAGGGTGGCATCACCACGGATCTGAAGGATCGCCCCTCGGTGCGCTACGACATCGAGGTGTCGCGTGACTCGGGTCCAGCCAAGGGCGACACCAAGAAGGTGCCCGCGGCTGCTTCCTCCTCTGAGACGAAGAAGTAGAGGGGCTGCCGGTGAACCCGTCTCGGAACCGAGCCCTGGCCCTGTTGGCGGTGATCGCCCAGGGGCTCGCCGCCTGGCCCGCCCTCGCCGACCCCGCGCCCCTCAAGGCCAGCGGCGAGGTGGTGCGCCAGCTGGAGCAGGTGGACAAGCAGCTGACGAACGCGGACGAGAACCTCCGCTTCGTGGAGACGCAGTTCACCCAGCGCCCCGAGCCCAGTGACGA
This genomic window contains:
- a CDS encoding MSCRAMM family protein yields the protein MARLRRTPPFLVILALALAVVPGIVLAQEEAAAPSGPGLEPVFLRLRYGVAIRSGEQVDTGPGLTYSGLTPNDLEAWAVFYGLGPEWLGAQLRLQREGFTLNREADRVTGGSLWRLSLGAVARRQLGPIVGELGVGYGFAQLPAFGVSSAASPVFQRGGRHAALLGGRLRFPIFQRVTGEVRAELPLSLAAQLPAAEGASSSGFGAGAAVRIPVRQVGRWMGSAVVDYQFVHDSLKADSAVSSGQTLQRVGLALEFSWLDASVAAAQRLGQMGSLALQVVDAETKAPLAGAQVALVVKGTTQAPRAVDAKGQVVELELEPGEVVAQVSAEGYEPVVGRVTVAAGERATLELQAHKQAPTLGGLKITVVDNRSNKPLVDAPVVVNGKELRTNAAGLVSVGNLAVGPVMVRVSAPEFQPVEEAAVVIGGKESEMSVPLTPIKRLGYATISGTVRSTRQGRPLVATLVIPSAKVRTRTDAQGAFALKLKPGTHRITISAKGHLTQVKSVTVRDGEQAIFNVDLFPRGR
- a CDS encoding tetratricopeptide repeat protein, coding for MRLLLLISLLAATGDPRLAQGEKLLAAKDCEGLQQLFAPATPARTERNLEAALLLARGAATCRPQDSVLAFALTERALALAPDHTEIRTAHAESLIAVDERSAAAKLLDEVLQGPARTTARAHLVRAQLADLESESALVVKLAQPLVKDPQYGPAARELLSRHQAALESHSQARESLAREEQSAAERTARAREAARGPPEDLGRTGPRSGTEAWSARGTVQSGGQRTFKTRSLQAGSTYVFHATGACTGPSKPKRKGGLPPTVDLFGQDFRVRIGTLDPLPLKVGLQPEQNALIFRAPENNPQIFLEDRTTIRPGGPRCTISDVAVRVP
- the mglB gene encoding gliding-motility regulator GTPase-activating protein MglB, with product MGTQLVMYEEEFTKINAVCDRLTKDANAKVVFLVDKNGQLISSAGQTQNIDTTSLASLTAGNVAAMGGLAKLIGENEFPNQFHEGAKDSLYMTIVGSRVVLVVIFDNRTSLGLVRLRIKKASDELTKIFESLVKKTDTPGIGSPFAEISDDDIDNLFSE
- the mglA gene encoding gliding-motility regulator Ras-like GTPase MglA, producing the protein MSFINYSSREINCKIVYYGPGLCGKTTNLQYIYNKTAADTKGKLISLSTETDRTLFFDFLPLSLGEIRGFKTRFHLYTVPGQVFYDASRKLILKGVDGVVFVADSQIERMEANMESLENLRINLAEQGYDLNKIPYVMQYNKRDLPNAVTVEEIRKALNPRNIPEYQAVAPTGVGVFDTLKAVAKLVLTELRKGG